GGGGTTTGTGCTGCGTATTGAGCGCGACGAACGCCGTCATGAAGGCGGGCGTCTGCACCACGTTCAGCGCGGCATCCTTCTTCGCGGCGGCCACGTCCTGTGGCTTCGGCGAAAGCGCGATCTCGCATTCGCCCGCCTTGACCTTCTGCGCGCGCACGCTCGCGTCCGGCGTGATCGCGTAGATCAGCCGGGCGACGTGGGGTTTCGGCCCCCAGTATGTCGGGTTGACGTCGTAGCGGATCACCGCGTCCTTCTGATAGCTGCGCAGCTGGAACGGCCCGGTGCCGATCGGCTTGTCGTTCAATTGCGCGGTCTTGCCCGCTTTCAGCAACTGGTCGGCGTATTCGGCCGAATAGATCGACGCGAAACCCATCGTCAGCACCGGCAGGAAGGTCGCGCTGCGATAGTTCAGGTCGAAACGCACGGTATGCGCGTCCACCTTCCGTACCGATTTCACCAGCTTGTCGAGCTGCATCGACCGCGCATGCGGGAAGCCGCCAGGGCCGGCCACCTTGTGCCAGGGGTTGCCGTCGTCGAGCATGCGCGCGAACGAGAACACGACGTCGTCGGCGTCGAGCGGGCGGCTCGGCTTGAAATAGTCGGTGCTCTGGAAGGCGACCCCGTCGCGCAGGTGGAAGGTGTAGCTCAGTCCGTCCGCGCTGACGTCCCAGCGCGCGGCCAGCGCCGGCACGACCTTGCCGCTGGCCTCGTCGAACGCCACCAGGCCGTCGAACAGCACGTCCGCGGACGCGTTCGTGGTGGTCAGCGCGTTGTACTGCACGACGTCGAAACCGTCGGGGCTGGCCTCGGTGCAGACGGTCAGGGGCTTCGCGGAGGGTGCAGCGATAACGGCGCCGGGCAGCGCGAGCAGCGCGGCAGTCAGCGTGCCGGTCAGCGCGGCGAGCAGGGGGGCAGACGGGGTAAGACGCATACGAACTCCAGGAGAGATCAGAAAGGCGGCGGAAGCGAAGAAAGGCATGCGGGAAGGGCGTACGGGAGGGCGCGGAGCGGCCCGGCCCGCACTTGCCTCAGCCGTCCGCGGCACGCGGTTTGCGCGGCGCGCGCGCGAACGCCCGGTCATACAGCCAGCGCGGCAGCACGTGCAGCAGCATCGACACCCCCCGCATCGGCCAGGGCAGGACCGTGAAGCGGCGGCGCGCGAGCATGGCGTCGACCGCACGTGTCGCGAAGGCGTCGGCCTCCATCAGGAAGGGCATGCGGTAGGGGTTGTGGTCGGTCATCGGCGTGCGGATGTAGCCGGGCGCGAGGGTCACCACTGCGACGCCGGTGGACCGCAGTTCGACGCGCAGGCTTTCGAGATAACGGATCGCGGCGGCCTTCGAGGCGCTGTAGGCGCCGGCGCCCGGCAGGCCGCGCACGCCGGCTACACTGGCGATGCCCACCAGAGTGCCGGCACGGGCCTCGCGCATCGCGCCGACGAAGGGTTCGAAGGTGGCGACCATGCCCAGGTAATTGACGTCCATCACGCGGCGGAAGACGTCCAGGTCGCCCAGTCCGCTGATCGAGCCGGCGCTGATGCCGGCGTTCGCGACGACGATGTCCGGCCGCCCGTGGCGCGCGGTGAAATCGGCGGCGGCGGCGGCGAGCGCCACGCTGTCGGTGACGTCGAGCACATAGGGGACGACGGTCTGGGCGGGGTGGGCGCGTGCGAAGCGTTCGAGCAGCTCCGCGCGCCGCGCGACCAGCCCCAGCGTCGCGCCGCGCCGGGCGAACTCGGCGGCCAGCGCCCAGCCGAGGCCGCTGGAGGCGCCGGTGAGGAAGACTTTCATGGACGACCCCCGATGAATGGCGCCGGCTTATGCCGGACTGCGCCGTGCCGCGCGGCGGCTACCGCCGGGCAGCGTTTAGAGTTTCTTCGCGCGCACCTGCGCGTCCAGCCAGTCGAGGACCTTGATGGTGCCGTCGAGGCTGTTGGTCTGCGCCGGCGACGTCACGTACTTGCCCTGCACGATGATCGTCGGCACGCCGTCGATCTTGTAATCGTTGAGCAGGCCGGCATCCCGCTTGACCGCCGACTGCACGCCGAAGGAGTTGTACGCATCGAGGAACTTCTGGCGGTCGACGCCGTTCTTCGCCAGGAAGTCCGCTTGCGCCTCGGGCGTCAGCAGGTAGTCCTTCTTCACGTGAATCTCGTTGAAGATCTTCGGCGTCATCTGTTCGGCGATGCCCATCGCGTCGAGCGCGTGGTAGAGGCGCGAGTGCGGTTCGAAGTCCGGGCGGAACGCCACCGGGATACGCCGGAAGACGACATCGTCGCCTTTCTGCTTCGCCCAGGCTTCGATCAGCGGTTCGAGCGCATAGCAATGCGGGCAGCCGTACCAGAAGAATTCGGTCACTTCGATCTTGCCCGGCGGCGTGGACACTGGTTGCGGCTGCGCGAGCACGGAGTAGTCGGTGCCGAGCTTCGGCGCGTTGGGCGACGCGTGCGCCGCGTTCGCCATCAGGCCCATCGAAAGAAACAAAATGCCCAGGAGTTTTTTCATTGCAAGGTTCCGCTATCGAAAAGAGGAAAGGGCGACGGGGAGCCGCCCGGTAATCCAAAGGCCATGCGGCCGGGTCATTTTACTGCTTGGTGAAACGGATCACCGCGGTGTCGACGCCGGCGCTGGAAAGATGCTGACGCACGCCGTTCATGTCGTCGAACTTCGCGAACGGGCCGACGCGTACCCGGAAGAACGTGACCGCGCCGCTGTCGCGTCGCGTGACGTGTGCGTCGTATCCCATCAGGGCCAGGCGGGCGCGTTGCTGGTCGGCATCGGATTCGGTGCGGTAGGCGCCGACCTGCAGCAGATAGCCGGTGTTCGCGTCGCCCGTCGCGGCGGCCGACGGGTTGGTGCCGGATGAGGTGCCGGATGGGGCCCCCGATGTGGCACCCGATGCCGTGCCGGGCGGTTTCGGATGGGCTGCCGATGCGGCGCTCGTGGACGACGAGGCATGCGGCGTGGGCGCATTCGACTTGGCGGGCGCGTTCGGCCAGTGCGGGGACGGGGGCGCGCTGTCGCCATCCCCGGACACCGCGGGCGCGGGCGGCGCCGAGGGGGCGGCGGGCGCGGGCACTTCGACGATTTTCGGTTCGTCGAGCAGACCCGTCGACGGGTTCGCGGGCTGCCCCGGCGCGGTGTTGGGCGGCGCGGGTTGCGCGGACTGCGGCACCGCGATGCCCGGTTTCGCGCCGGCGAGCGGGCGGTTCGGATCGACGTTGCCGCTGGCCGCATCGCCGGACGCGGCAGCCGGGCTGCGCGAGACGAACGGCGTCGGGGAGCGCGTGATGTACAGGGCGACGACCACGGCGATCGCGAGGCCGACGATCAGACCGAGCACGACGCCCAGGAAAGTACCGCCGCTCTGCCTGACGTTGCTTGGCGCGGAAGGCCGACGTTGTTTGCTTGCCATCTAGAATTCCCACAGTGATTGCATGAATCAGTCGAGCGAACGCGGAGGCCCGCATGCGCCGGGCGGCGATATCGGGCGTCGCCGCCGTCCCTTGGTTGCTGCCGGCGCGTCCCGGATTACATCTTGGCGGGCGCCGAGACGCCGATCGTCGCCAGACCGTTTTCCAGCACCTGGCGCGTGGCCGCGAGCAACGCCAGGCGCGCGCGCTTGACCTGCTCGTCGTCGACCAGCACGCGGTCGGCGTTGTAGAACGAATGGAAGTCCCCGGCCAGATCGCGCAGGTAAAAGGCCAGCGCGTGCGGCGCCAGTTCGTCGGCAGCCCGCGTCAGCATGTCCGGATACTCGGCCAGACGCGCGAGCAGCGCGACGGCGCGCTCGCTCGTCAACGGCGTCAGATCGGCGCCGCGCAGCGCTGCCGGCTCGCCGCCCCACGTGGCGAGGATCGAGCAGATCCGCGCGTGCGCGTATTGCACGTAATACACCGGATTTTCGTCATTCTGCTTCAGCGCGAGGTCGACGTCGAATACAAATTCGGTGTCGGCCTTGCGGGAAATCAGGAAGAAGCGCACCGCGTCGCGACCGCGCTGAATGATGGCGGCCGTGTCCGGGACGCCGGGCGTATCGGAACCGGCCGGCGCATCGGCGGACACGTCGTGGCGTGCGGCCCCGCCGTCGCTCCCGGCCGGCGCGTCGCCTTCCACCGGCGCGCCGCCCGACCATTCGATCAGGTCGCGCACGGTGACGTAGCTGCCGGCCCGTTTCGAGATCTTCACTTCCTGGCCATGGCGCAGCACGGTGACCATCTTGTGCAGGATGTAGTCCGGGTATCCGGCGGGAATGCCGATCGACAGCGCCTGCAATCCGGCGCGCACCCGCGCGATCGTGCCGTGGTGGTCCGAACCCTGGATGTTGATCACCTTCGTGAAGCCGCGCTGCCACTTGGCGACGTGATAGGCGACATCCGGCAGGAAATAGGTGAAGGTGCCGTCGGACTTGCGCATCACGCGGTCCTTGTCGTCGCCGTAGTCGGTGGTGCGCAGCCACAGCGCCTGGTCCTGCTCGTAGGTCTTGCCGCTGCCGATCAGCCCGGCGACCGTGCCGTCGACGCGGCCGTCGGCGTACAGCGACGATTCCAGATAGTAGTGATCGAAGCGCACGCCGAACGCCTGCAGGTCGATGTCCTGCTCGTGACGCAGATAGGCGACGGCGAAACGGCGGATGGCGTCGAAATCCTCGATGTCGCCCGCGCCCTGCACCGGCTCGCCGTCGTTCGCGGCGACGGTCCTGCGCGCAAGATAGTCGCGGGCGATGTCGCCGATGTAGTCGCCGTTGTACGCCGATTCGAGCCAGCCGGCGTCGCCGGGCTTGAATCCGCGCGCACGCGCCTGCACCGAGTGCGCGAGCGTCTGGATCTGCACGCCCGCATCGTTGTAGTAGAACTCGCGCCACACGTCCCAGCCCTGGGTCTCGAGCACATGGCCCAGCGCGTCGCCCAGTGCCGCCTGCCGGCCGTGGCCGACATGCAGCGGGCCGGTGGGATTCGCCGAAACGAATTCGATCAGCACCCGCTCGCCCGCGTGCGCGCCCGAACGGCCGAAGGCGCGCGTCTGCGTCAGCACCTCGGCGATCACCGCCTGACGGGCGGCGTCGGCCAGCCGGAAATTGATGAAGCCCGGTCCCGCGACTTCGGCGCTGGCAAGCAGGCCCGTGGCGCGCGGGTCGGCGAGCGCCGCCGCGACGATCTTCTCCGCCAACTGCCGCGGATTGCTGCGCAGCGGCTTGGCGATCTGCATGGCGACATTGCAGGCGACGTCGCCATGCGCGGCGCTTTTCGGGCGCTCCAGCAGGATGGTGACGTGCGTAGCGGCGTGCGCAGCGGCGGAAGACGCGGCGTCGGCCGGCGCGACATCGGCCGACGCGTTGGCTACCTCGACAAGCCGGGTGACGGCGTCGGACAGGATCGATTCGAGAATATGTTTGTGTTCAGGCAGCATCGGACGGTCCGGGTGAATCCTGGGCGGGCGCGCGGCTGACGTCGGCACGGCTGCGTGGCCGCGCGCCTCGGATGGAGGATTTTAGCAGGTGCTATGATGAAGACAGCCGGTTCCCGCGTCGTCGTCGTAGAGAAATCGGATGGTGGACGATCCGATCGGCGCACCGGGAGTACCAATAAAAAAAAGGAACGAATGTCATGCTCATCGCTTTCAAATCACCTGCGGCACCGGAAATCATCATGACCGAGCAGCTCGCGCAGTATCTGCTCGGGCTGCTCGGCAAGGAACTGGGCGTGCGGGGCGTCATCCATCACGATGGCATGGCCGCCGCCATCACGCGGCTCGAATACGCGGTTGCGCACGACAAGGAGCGCGCGGTATCGCATGCGACGCACTACGCGGGCGCGAGCGACGACTCGGTGCCACAGGACGGCGTGGGCCTCGCCCAGCGCGCGTTTCCGCTGCTCGACATGATGCGTCACGCACACGAGCAGAACGCCGACATTCTCTGGGGCGTGTAAGCGGCGCTGCGGCGTGCCCGCGATTGTCCCTTACAGCAGCGGCGCCAGGGCACGCCGCGCGTCGGCTTCGCCGATGCCCATGCGCGCACCGAAGTCGGCCACCTGATCCTCCGCGATCTTGCCGACTGAAAAGTAGGTGCTGTCCGGATGCGACAGATAAAATCCCGAAACGCTCGCCGCCGGCAGCATCGCCAGCGATTCCGTCACGCTCATGCCGATCTCCTCGCAGCGCAGCGTCGTGAACATGTCGCGCTTGACGAGATGGTCCGGGCAGGCCGGATAGCCCGGCGCCGGCCGGATACCCCGGTAGGCCTCCTGGATCAGCGCCTCGTTCGGCAGCTGTTCGTCGGCCGCATAACCCCATAGTTCACGCCGCACTCGCTGGTGCAGGTGCTCCGCGAAGGCTTCGGCGAAGCGGTCGGCAAGCGCCTTGAGCATGATCGCGCTGTAGTCGTCGTGCGCGTCCTCGAAGCGTTTTTCCCTGACGTCCACGCCCAACCCCGCCGTCACCGCGAACAGGCCGATGTAGTCGGCCACGCCCGATTCCTTCGGCGCGACGAAATCCGCCAGCGAGCGGTTGGGCCGACGCACGCCGTCGACGACCGGACGCTCGCTTTGCTGGCGCAGATTGCGCCAGGTCAGCGCGACCTGCTGCCGGCTCTCGTCGGTATAGATCTCGATGTCGTCGCCGTTCACCGTGTTCGCCGGCAATAGCGCGATCACGCCGTTCGCGCTCAGCCAGCGGCCCTGGACGATCTGCGTGAGCATCTTCCTGCCGTCGGCCATCACGCGCCGCGCGGCGTCGCCCACCACCGCGTCGTCGAGGATCGCGGGGTAGGGGCCGGCCAGATCCCAGGTCTGAAAGAACGGGCCCCAGTCGATGTATTCGGCCAGTTGCGCGAGGTCGTAATTCTTGAACACGCGCCGCCCGATGAAGCGCGGCGCGGGCGGCGTGTAGGCCTGCCAGTCCACCACGTGCCGGTTGTCGCGCGCCTGTTGCAGCGTGACCATCGGCTGCGCCTTCTTGTTTGCGTGCTGCTGGCGGATGCGTTCGTAATCGGTGCGGATGCCCGCCAGATAGGTGGCGACGCCATCGTCGGACAGCAGGCTCGAGGCCACCGACACCGAACGCGACGCATCCGGCACGTACACCACCGGGCCGTCGTAATGCGGCGCGATCTTCACCGCGGTGTGCACGCGCGAGGTGGTCGCGCCGCCGATCAGCAACGGCACCTGCCGCTCGCGGAAATAGTCGTCGCGCTGCATTTCCGAGGCCACATACGCCATCTCCTCCAGGCTTGGCGTGATCAGCCCGGACAGCCCGATGATGTCGGCGTTCTCCTCGCGGGCCTTTTTCAGGATATCGGCGCACGACACCATCACGCCCATATTGACCACTTCGAAGTTATTGCACTGCAGCACCACCGACACGATGTTCTTGCCGATGTCGTGCACGTCGCCCTTGACCGTGGCGATCACGATCTTGCCCTTCGCGCGCACGTCGGCGCCGGCGGCGGCCATCCGCGCCTTTTCCTCTTCGATGAAGGGGATCAGGTGCGCGACGGCCTGCTTCATCACGCGCGCGGACTTCACCACCTGCGGCAGAAACATCTTGCCCGCGCCGAAGAGGTCGCCGACGACGTTCATGCCGTCCATCAAGGGCCCCTCGATGACCTGTATCGGCCGGCCGCCGGCCGCGGCGATCTGCGCGCGCGATTCCTCGGTGTCCTCGACGATGAAGGTGGTGATGCCCTGCACCAGCGCGTGCGCGAGCCGCTGCGCGACCGGCTGCGCGCGCCATTCCAGGTTTTCTTCCTTTCTCGCGCCGCCGCCGCCCTTGAAGCGGTCGGCGATCTCCAGCAGGCGTTCGGTCCCGTCCTCGCGTCGGTTCAGGACGACGTCCTCCACGCGCTCGCGCAGTTCCGGATCCAGGTTCGCGTAGACGCCGAGTTGCCCGGCGTTGACGATGCCCATGTCCATGCCGGCCGCGATCGCGTGGTACAGGAACACCGTGTGGATGGCTTCGCGCACCGCGTCGTTGCCGCGAAACGAGAACGAGACGTTCGACACGCCGCCGCTCACCTTCGCGTACGGCAGGTTTTCCTTGATCCAGCGCGTCGCGTTGATGAAGTCGACCGCGTAGTTGTTGTGCTCCTCGATGCCGGTCGCGATCGCGAAGATGTTCGGGTCGAAGATGATGTCTTCCGGCAGGAAGCCCACTTCGTTGACCAGCACGTCGTAGCTGCGCCTGCAGATTTCGGTCTTGCGCGCAAAGGTGTCGGCCTGGCCCTGTTCGTCGAACGCCATCACCACCGCGGCGGCGCCGTAGCGGCGCACCAGGCGCGCGTGGTGGACGAAGGCGGCGTCGCCTTCCTTCAGCGAGATGGAATTGACGATCGGTTTGCCCTGCACGCATTGCAGTCCCGCTTCGATGACGTCCCATTTCGACGAGTCGATCATGATCGGCACGCGGGCGATGTCGGGCTCCGAGGCGATCAGATTCAGAAAACGGACCATCGCCGCCTTCGAATCGAGCATGGCCTCGTCCATATTGATATCGATGACCTGCGCGCCGTTCTCGACCTGCTGGCGGGCGACCGCGATCGCTTCGTCGAACTGCTCGTTGAGGATCAGCCGGGCGAAGGCCTTCGAGCCGGTGACGTTGGTGCGCTCGCCGACGTTGATGAACAGCGCGCCGGCGCCGACATTGAAGGGTTCGAGCCCCGCGAGGCGCATCGGGTGGTCGGGCTGGTGGGCTTCGGTCATGCTTTTTTCTCTGTCTACGGGCGGGCAGGGCGCTGCGGGCTGGCGCACCGACGCGGGGGAGGCGTGGGCGGCCGGCGTGTCGGCCGATCAGGCGGCGTCGCGGTACTGGGTCGGCCAGGGGCGCGGCTTGACCGCCTGGATGGCCTTCGCGATTTCCGCGATATGCTCGGGCGTGGTGCCGCAGCAGCCGCCCGCCACATTCATCAGGCCGGCGGTCGCGAATTCGTGCAACAGGCGCGAGGTCACGTCGGGCGTCTCGTCGAAGCCGGTGTCGCTCATCGGGTTCGGCAGGCCGGCGTTCGGATAGCAGGACACGCCGCAATCGCACAGTTTCGCGAGTTCGGCGATATAGGGGCGCATCAGCGCGGCGCCCAGCGCGCAGTTCAGGCCGAAGGTCAGCGGCTTCGCATGCCGCAGCGAATTCCAGAACGCCTCGACGGTCTGCCCGGACAGGATGCGCCCGGACGCATCGGTCACGGTGCCGGAAATCATGATCGGCAGGCGCTCGCCGCTGTCCTCGAACAACTGGTCGAGCGCGAACAGCGCCGCTTTCGCGTTCAGCGTGTCGAAGATCGTTTCCACCAGGAACAGGTCGGCGCCGCCGTCCATCAGGGCCTTGGCCTGTTCGTAATAGGTCTGCCGCAATTCGTCGAAGGTGACGTTGCGCGCGCCCGGGTCGTTGACGTCCGGCGAGATGCTCGCGGTCTTCGGTGTCGGGCCGATGGCGCCGGCGACGAAGCGCGGCTTGTCGGCGGTGCCGGCCGCGTCGCATGCGGCGCGGGCGATGCGCGCCGATTCGCGGTTCATCTCGATGGCGAGGTCTTCCATCCGGTAATCGGCCTGCGCGACGCGGGTCGCCCCGAAGGTATTGGTCTCGATGATGTCCGCGCCGGCCTGGAGATACTGATCGTGAATCTCGCGGATGATCTGCGGTTGCGTGAGCGACAGCAACTCGTTGTTGCCCTTGACGTCCTGCGCGATCGACGCGAAGCGCTCGCCGCGGTACCGCGCTTCGTCGAGTTTGTAGCGCTGGATCATCGTGCCCATCGCGCCGTCGAGGATCAGGATGCGGCGCGCCAGCAGCGCCGGCAACTGCGTGCCCCGGGTGTAGGCGCGCACGGGCGGCTGCGCGGTGGACGGCGTAGCGGTCGGGGACGGCGACGAAGCGGCGTGGGCAAGGGTCATGGAGGGCGGCGGCGTGACGCGGGAGCGCGGGAAAGAACAGATTCTAGCCTGATCGGCCCGCCGTGACAGCGCGCGTGGCAGCTGCGGCGAATCCGGCCACCCTTGCCGCGGGTGTGGCGCTGGCGGAAGGAGCGCGGGCGGACGACCGCCGGTGTGCCGGCCAAGCCCGAAGCGAGGGGGGAACAGGACGGTGAAGTGGGGGCGTCAAGCAGGGTTGGCGAAGCGGGGCCGGCGAAGCGGGATGGGCGAAGCGGGGTGCGAGACGCAGGGCCGTGCGGCCGGCCGGAATGCGCCGGGGGGATGGGTCAGTGCAGAATGACGGGATGGTTCATGAGGTCGTCGAACTGGCCGAGGAATTCGTCGACTTCGTCGGTCGTGGGTTCCTGTTCGATCAGCTTCTGCACATGCTCCCTGAAGCGGTTCGCCAGCTCGCCTTCGATGAAAAGTTCACGCTGCAGGTTCTTGTCGACGATTTCATAGCCGCCGGCATTCATCAATTGATGGCCGCGTTCGGCCGGAAACTCGACCACGCAGTAGTTGGGGCTGTTGTAGATCATTTGCATCGCGATGCTCCAGTGGTTCCTGCCATCTTTACCGCTTGTTGCCGCACGCCTGCCGCTCGCCGTCCACTCTCATCGTCCACGCCTCATTGCCCACGTTCCTAGATTGGCGTAAAAAACCGGGCCGGTAAAGCGGCCAATTGTGCCTGCGGTTACGGGATTGGCAATCACGCAACAACGGACGCAGCGGTGGATGAAACGAAGGGCGTCACGAAAGCGGCAGCCGGTCATTGGCCGATGATCCCAAATGGGGTCCGTCCGAGCGATTGCAAGTCCTGTGGCAAGCACCGTGCCCACCCCAAGCCCCGTGCGGTGGTTTTCCGGGCCGTGATTCCTTCAGACCGGTGGCGACGCCGGCTCCGCCGCGTTCAGGAAGTCCAGCAGCGCGGCGGCGAAGCGTCCCGGATGCTCGATCGTCGCGAGATGCGCGCCGGGCAGCCGCAGATGCGGTCCGGCGGGAATCTCCGGCGATACGGCCGGTATCGGCGTGGGACATGCTCTGGCCGGCGATGGCGATGGCGATGGCGATGGCGATGGCGATGGCGATGGCGATGGCGATGGCGATGGCGATGGCGGGACTGGCGCCGCCGCCGCTGCGGCGGACGTTTCCGCGTACGTCTCCCCGGTGACCACCAGGGTGGGCGCCTGGATCTGGGAAAAGCGCGCGAAGCCGTCGCCGGCCGGCCCATGGCCGCGCAGGTCGTAGCGCAGTACCCGAAAGTGCTCGCTGAAGGCCGTCGCCAGTTGGTCCCAGATCGACAGGTCCCCGCCCAGCGGATGAATGAAGGTCAACCAGCCGCCGGTGCCTTCGCTGGAAAGCAGATAGCGTGTGTCGACGCCGTGGATTTTTGCCTGCATGACTTCCTCCGGGGGAGCGGTTGCGTATCCTGGCTCCCGGGCATCCCGGCTGACGTCATGGCCGGTCGGGACGCGGGCCGGTGGCGCCCGGGGGCATGGCGGCGGGCGTGCCGTCGGAAGCGTCGCGCGTACCCGCAGGAGGGGATGCGCGCGCCGCCCCGATCCGCGCGCCGCCGTGATAGACCAACTCTATCTGCGTCCCGTTCGGTTCCGTCTGCATGATGCGCACCGGCAGCCAGCCAAGCGAGGGCGCGAGCCAGACATCGATGCGCCGGCGATCCCCCGCATGGCGCGGCAGGCGGGTGAAGCGCACGGCATCGATCGTGCCGTCGGCCAGCGCGACCGGATCCGCACCGATGGTCTGGATCGGCCAGGTCTCGCCGCTGTCGTCGTCGAAGACGAAGAACTCGCGCGTGACCCCGGGTTGATAGCGCCGCGGCTCGCCCCGCACCAGGCTGGCGAGCTGGAAGATCATGCTGAACCGGTCCTGCGCGCCGTCCGGCAGGGCCACGCTGTTTGGCGTGCGGGTGAACGCGACGTGCGGCGTGGGCAGTGTGCGGTCGAACCGCGAGACGTCGCTGCCCCGGTGCCCACGGGTTTCGGTATAGACGTCCGGCGCCAACCCGAAGGCATCGATGTGTCCGACGCTCGTATAGCGATAGGTGCCGACGAACGGCAGCGGCAGCGAGATCACCAGTTCGTACTGGCGGCCGTCGGTACGCCAGTGGATGGTGCCGCTCTGGTTTTGCGCGCCGTTGAAGAAAGTGTCGTAGCGCAGATCGCTGGAGGGCAGCAGCGCGAAACGCGTGCCGTGGGCCGGTCCCGTTGCGGGGTTGCCGACGGATGCGCGGGACGGCGTGCCGCCGCCCACTGGCTGGCCGGCGGCGTTCGTCCCGCCGGGGAGGAGCGGCGCCGCGACGGTCCCGCTGGCCGGCGCGGCACCGGGCGCCGTGGCGCTGGATGCCGCTGCGACGGGCGCCGATGCGACAGACGACGTGGAAGACGCTGCCGCGGCGGCCGACGCACTGGCAGGATCGGCGGCCGGCGCCTGTGGCGCCGTTTCGCTGGCGCGGGTCGTGGCGTCTGCCTCGCTGGCACCGCTGGCACCGGCACCGCTGGCACTGGCGCTGGCACCGCTGGCACTGGCGCTGGCACCGCTGGCACCGCTGACGTCGGGAAGTGCCGCGTCGGTCTGGCGGGTGTGATGCGTGGCGGGTGCCTCGACGCCGGCGGCTTTTCGGGATGCCGCGGGCTCGGTGACGCGGGGCGCGGTGCCCGATGGCGTCATGCGGCTCAGCCCCTGGAGGACGCCCCGTGTCTGCCGGGCGTGATCCGCCGGCGCATGCGCGGCGCCGTGCGTATCGGCGGGCGTATCGGCGGGCGTATCGGCGGGCGTATCGGCGGGCGTGCCGCCGTCGCCTGCCGCGATCCGCGTGGGTTTCAGCAGGGCGATCTCGACCAGGGTGGGTGCCGCCGGCGGCGCGGCGTGCGTGCGGCGCAGCATCAGCCAGGCGCCCGCCGCCAGGTGGCCCAGCAGCACGACGAGGACGACCGCGACCCAGCGGCGTAGCGGCCGCCGGCGGGCGACGCGGCGAGAAGAGAGGGGTGGCAGGAGCGACGGCAAGGCGTTAGAGGACGTTATGCACTTTGACAGGTTTGCGAATGGGGCCGCGGGTCGTCGGGGAAGCCGTACGCCGCGTCGTGTGACTGTGCCACACAAGCGGCCCACGATCCCGCGCGGCGCCGGCGAACGTGCGCGCGGCGC
The sequence above is a segment of the Robbsia betulipollinis genome. Coding sequences within it:
- the metH gene encoding methionine synthase, which translates into the protein MTEAHQPDHPMRLAGLEPFNVGAGALFINVGERTNVTGSKAFARLILNEQFDEAIAVARQQVENGAQVIDINMDEAMLDSKAAMVRFLNLIASEPDIARVPIMIDSSKWDVIEAGLQCVQGKPIVNSISLKEGDAAFVHHARLVRRYGAAAVVMAFDEQGQADTFARKTEICRRSYDVLVNEVGFLPEDIIFDPNIFAIATGIEEHNNYAVDFINATRWIKENLPYAKVSGGVSNVSFSFRGNDAVREAIHTVFLYHAIAAGMDMGIVNAGQLGVYANLDPELRERVEDVVLNRREDGTERLLEIADRFKGGGGARKEENLEWRAQPVAQRLAHALVQGITTFIVEDTEESRAQIAAAGGRPIQVIEGPLMDGMNVVGDLFGAGKMFLPQVVKSARVMKQAVAHLIPFIEEEKARMAAAGADVRAKGKIVIATVKGDVHDIGKNIVSVVLQCNNFEVVNMGVMVSCADILKKAREENADIIGLSGLITPSLEEMAYVASEMQRDDYFRERQVPLLIGGATTSRVHTAVKIAPHYDGPVVYVPDASRSVSVASSLLSDDGVATYLAGIRTDYERIRQQHANKKAQPMVTLQQARDNRHVVDWQAYTPPAPRFIGRRVFKNYDLAQLAEYIDWGPFFQTWDLAGPYPAILDDAVVGDAARRVMADGRKMLTQIVQGRWLSANGVIALLPANTVNGDDIEIYTDESRQQVALTWRNLRQQSERPVVDGVRRPNRSLADFVAPKESGVADYIGLFAVTAGLGVDVREKRFEDAHDDYSAIMLKALADRFAEAFAEHLHQRVRRELWGYAADEQLPNEALIQEAYRGIRPAPGYPACPDHLVKRDMFTTLRCEEIGMSVTESLAMLPAASVSGFYLSHPDSTYFSVGKIAEDQVADFGARMGIGEADARRALAPLL
- a CDS encoding DUF3108 domain-containing protein is translated as MPSLLPPLSSRRVARRRPLRRWVAVVLVVLLGHLAAGAWLMLRRTHAAPPAAPTLVEIALLKPTRIAAGDGGTPADTPADTPADTPADTHGAAHAPADHARQTRGVLQGLSRMTPSGTAPRVTEPAASRKAAGVEAPATHHTRQTDAALPDVSGASGASASASGASASASGAGASGASEADATTRASETAPQAPAADPASASAAAAASSTSSVASAPVAAASSATAPGAAPASGTVAAPLLPGGTNAAGQPVGGGTPSRASVGNPATGPAHGTRFALLPSSDLRYDTFFNGAQNQSGTIHWRTDGRQYELVISLPLPFVGTYRYTSVGHIDAFGLAPDVYTETRGHRGSDVSRFDRTLPTPHVAFTRTPNSVALPDGAQDRFSMIFQLASLVRGEPRRYQPGVTREFFVFDDDSGETWPIQTIGADPVALADGTIDAVRFTRLPRHAGDRRRIDVWLAPSLGWLPVRIMQTEPNGTQIELVYHGGARIGAARASPPAGTRDASDGTPAAMPPGATGPRPDRP
- a CDS encoding BTH_I0359 family protein; its protein translation is MQMIYNSPNYCVVEFPAERGHQLMNAGGYEIVDKNLQRELFIEGELANRFREHVQKLIEQEPTTDEVDEFLGQFDDLMNHPVILH
- a CDS encoding homocysteine S-methyltransferase family protein; this translates as MTLAHAASSPSPTATPSTAQPPVRAYTRGTQLPALLARRILILDGAMGTMIQRYKLDEARYRGERFASIAQDVKGNNELLSLTQPQIIREIHDQYLQAGADIIETNTFGATRVAQADYRMEDLAIEMNRESARIARAACDAAGTADKPRFVAGAIGPTPKTASISPDVNDPGARNVTFDELRQTYYEQAKALMDGGADLFLVETIFDTLNAKAALFALDQLFEDSGERLPIMISGTVTDASGRILSGQTVEAFWNSLRHAKPLTFGLNCALGAALMRPYIAELAKLCDCGVSCYPNAGLPNPMSDTGFDETPDVTSRLLHEFATAGLMNVAGGCCGTTPEHIAEIAKAIQAVKPRPWPTQYRDAA